The Sphaerisporangium siamense genome includes the window AGGGTCTCCTCGACGTCGACACAGCCGCGCGGGTCCGCGAGCATCTCGCGGTATGCGACCCCTGCGGGGAGAGCCTCGCCGAGCTCGCCGCGGTCCGCGAGGTGCTCGCGGCCATGCCGGTGCCGGCGATGCCCATGGGCGTGGCGCTTCGCATCGACAAGGCGCTCGGCGCCGAGGCGGAGTCCCGGCGGGAAGGCGGCCTGAAGCTCGACGAGGCGCCCGACTGGGACCGCATCATGGCGGGTTCCCCCTGGGAGACCCCTGCGGCGCCGCCCGAGGTGGCGCCACCGGCCGTGGAGAGAACCGAAGAGGTCGTCCCGCTCGGCGTCGTCGCCGACGACGGCACGATCGTCCCTGCCAGGCGCAGGCGCGCGTCCCGGCGGCGTCCGTGGGCCATGCCCGTGGCGGCCAGCGTCGCCGCGGCCGTCGTGATCGGAGGAGCAGGGCTGACCTCCAGCCTGCTGACCGCCTCCGGTGGCGAGCGAGGGACGGGCGGCACGAACGTCGCCCTGCCCGAGCCGAGCGCCCCGACGCCCACCAGGCAGCCGAGCAGAGGCGTGGTCGGCACGGGTTCGACCAGCCCCGGTTCGACCCAGCAGCCGCGCGGCTACATGGTCGGCAAGAGCGACTACAACTACTCCAGCAGCGTCCTGGACGGCCCGCTGGTCACCTACGTCGGCGCGACCGGCCCCGGCTCGGACGGCTCGGCGTCGGCCGACCCCACGGTCGTCCGCTGTGTGTCGAAGATCTCCGCGCGGGTGGGGAAGAAGCTCGGCACCAAGCCGCCCACGCCCATCGGCGTCGACCAGGGGTTCTACGAGGGCAACGAGGCCACGGTCATGGCCTTCTGGAAGGACCGCTTCCGCAACGCCGTCTGGGTGTACGTCGTCAACGACGACTGCGCCAACGTGCGGCAGCCCGCCGTGGGCCGCTGGCAGTAGTAAGGGAAACAGGGCGCACCGCCCGCCGATCACGTCATCGAAGTCCCCCGGGGAAGTACCCTCGGGGGACTTCGCCGTGTCGGTGAGCGGTGCGTGGAGGGTCGGGAATGGCGTGCGCCTAGGATCTGTTGAGGCGACTGGCACCGACGACGAGGCGGCAACGACCGGCCGGTGCGGCGGCGCAGGGGTCCCGGACCTGCGGTCGAGCCAGTGACCATCCACGGGCAGGAGAGGCTGGAAGCGTGAGCGACGTCCGTAATGTCATCATCATCGGGTCGGGGCCTGCCGGGTACACGGCGGCGGTCTACGCCGCCCGCGCGGATCTGAATCCGCTCGTGTTCGAGGGCTCGGTCACCGCGGGTGGCGCGCTCATGAACACCACGGATGTGGAGAACTACCCCGGCTTCCCCGACGGCATCCTGGGCCCGGAGCTGATGGACAACTTCCGCAAGCAGGCGGAACGCTTCGGCGCCGAGCTCGTGGCCGACGACGTCGTCGAGGTCGATCTCACGCAGAGCCCCAAGGTGGTCAAGACCCACACCGACACCTACCTGGCCAGCACGGTGATCGTCGCGACCGGGTCCGGCTACCGTGAGCTCGGTCTGGAGAACGAGAAGCGGCTGTCCGGCCGCGGCGTCTCCTGGTGTGCCACCTGTGACGGCTTCTTCTTCCGCGACCAGGACATCGTGGTGGTCGGCGGTGGCGACACCGCGATGGAGGAGGCCACCTTCCTGAGCCGGTTCGCCCGCTCGGTGACGGTGATCCACCGCCGCGACCAGCTCCGCGCCAGCAAGATCATGCAGGACCGCGCGTTCGCCAACGAGAAGATCAGCTTCGTCTGGGACAGCGTGGTGACCGACGTGCTCGGCGACACCCGTGTCACCGGCGTCAAGGTGCAGAACATCAAGACCGGCGAGGAGACCGAACTCCCGGTGTCGGGCGTCTTCATCGCGATCGGGCACGACCCGCGCAGCGAGCTCTTCAAGGGCCAGCTCGACCTGGACGACGAGGGCTACGTCGTCGTCGACGCCCCCACCAGCAGGACCAACATCGATGGCGTCTTCGCCGCCGGCGATGTCGTCGACCACACCTACCGCCAGGCGATCACGGCCGCGGGCACCGGCTGTTCTGCGTCGATCGACGCCGAGCGCTGGCTCGCCGACCACGCCACCGCACAGAGTTAAGGGAGAGAACCTTGGGCGAGATCAAGTCCGTGACCGACGCCACGTTCGCGGCCGAAGTCCTCAAGAGCGACAAGCCGGTGCTCGTGGACTTCTGGGCCGAGTGGTGCGGTCCGTGCCGCCAGGTCGCGCCGATCCTGCAGGAGATCGCGACCGAGCACGCCGACAAGCTCAGCATCGTCAAGATCAACATTGACGAGAATCCGCAGACTCCGCGGGACTACGGCGTACTCCAGATTCCGACCCTGAACGTCTACAAGGGTGGAGAGGTCGTGAAGCAGATCATCGGCGCCAAGCCGAAGGCCATGCTGCTCCGCGAGCTCGACGGCGTCATCTGACGCCCCTGCGGCCCGCACAGAGCCGTACCACCGCTCTCCGAAGCGGCACCCACCCAGGAGCCCTCCGTGCCAGACGGCGCGGGGGGCTTCTGCGTACGTGCGCGACGAAGGGCTGAGATCGCCTCAGACCGGGCGAAGGGCTCGTTCCGGGGTCATGGAGCCGAGGAGCCGTTCCAGGGCCACCTCGACGTCCTCACGCCATGAGGCGGCGGTCTTCAGCTCCAGCCGCAGGCGGGGAAAGCGCAAATGCGGCCGGACGGTCTTGAAACCGACCGCGAGCAGGTATTCGGCAGGCAGGACGCAGCCCGGCTGTTCCCATTTCAGGTCGCCGAACGCCTCGATCGCCCGGACACCGCGCCGCGTGAGGTCTTTCGCCACTCCCTGGATGAGCATGCGGCCCAGGCCGCCGCCGGAGAACTCGGGGATGATATGGGCCGTCATCAGCAGGACGGCGTCGGCGCTCACCGGCGAGGTCGGGAACGCGACCGAGCGCGGCACGTACAGCGGGGGCGCGTACAGGACGAAACCGGCGGGAACCCCGTCGACGTAACAGATCTTTCCGCAGCTTCCCCATTCGAGCAGGGTGGCGGAGATCCACGCCTCCTTTTCCAGCCCGGGGTCGCCGGCGAGCTGGGCGCGTTCTCCGCTGACGGGGTCGAGTTCCCAGAAGACGCAGCGCCGGCAGCGACGCGGCAGATCGTCGAGATTGTCGAGTGTGATGTTCACGAGCCGGCGCGACACCTCAGGACCCCCAATCCTTGCGAGACGAGCGCGAGTCATGGCGGAAAAGCCCATGAATTACGGCGTCTCCAGTCTGGCATGGTAGCCGAGTGAAAGCGGATCACGGCGATTCCGCCATCCGACCCGCGTGACCGGGCGTCGCACACCGCGAAGGGGCGGGTAATTTGTGCGCTTCGCGACAGATGTCCGCTTAGTGAGGCAAATTCATGGGACACGAGGGGCCCCTGCCGTACCCTGGTGTCTTCGGCAGGAAACCTGGCCGGCAACGACGAGGAGGTGGACCGTGACGCAAGAGCAGGATCACGGTCGGAGTACGGCGGCCCACGGGTCGCGCATCGACGCCTACATCGACCGGTACGCCGCACGCGCGGCCGGGATGGTGGCCTCCGAGGTCCGAGCTCTTTTCGCCGTCGCATCGAGGCCCGAGGTGGTCTCGCTGGCCGGCGGCATGCCGTACGTCACGGCCCTCCCCCTCGACAGCGTCGGCGAGCTCGTCGCCGACCTCGTGGCACGGCGCGGCACCGTCGCGCTCCAGTACGGCTCCGGCCAGGGCGACGCGCACCTGCGCGAGCAGATCTGCGAGGTCATGCGCCTGGAGGGCATCGAGGCGGGCGCGGACGACGTCGTCGTCACCGTCGGCTCCCAGCAGGCGCTCGACCTGATCACCCGCATCTTCATCGACCCGGGCGACGTGATCCTCGCCGAGGGCCCGTCCTACGTCGGCGCGCTCGGCACGTTCTCGGCCTACGAGGCGTCCGTCGTCCACGTCGCCATGGACGACCACGGGCTCGTCCCCGAGGCTCTCGCCGAGACGATCGCCTCGCTGGCGCGCCAGGGCCGCCGCATCAAGTTCCTCTACACCATCCCGAACTTCCAGAACCCCGCCGGCGTCACGCTCAACGCGGCCCGCCGCCGCCAGGTGCTGGACATCTGCCACCGGGCCGGCGTGCTGGTCGTGGAGGACAACCCCTACGGGCTTTTGGGCTTCGACGGCGAGCCGATGCGGGCATTACGAGCGGACGACCCGGAAGGGGTCGTGTACCTGGGGTCGTTCTCCAAGACCCTCGCGCCCGGCTTCCGCGTCGGCTGGGCGCTCGCCCCGCACGCCGTCAGGGACAAGCTGGTGCTGGCGATGGAGTCGGCCGTGCTGTCGCATTCCAGCTTCTCCCAGCTCGCCGTCGGCCAGTACCTGGCCACCCAGCCGTGGCGTGAGCAGATCAAGACGTTCCGCGAGCTGTACCGGGAGCGGCGTGACACCATGCTCGCCGCGCTGGAGGCGCTCATGCCGGCCGGGTGCTCGTGGACCCGCCCCGCGGGCGGGTTCTTCGTGTGGATGACGCTGCCCGAGGGGCTGGACTCCAAGGCGATCCTGCCGCGCGCGGTCGCCGAGCGGGTGGCGTTCGTGCCCGGCACCGGCTTCTACGCCGACGGGTCCGGCGCCCGCAACATGCGCCTGTCGTACTGCTACCCCGAGCCGCACCGCATCCGCGAGGGCGTGCGGCGCCTGGCGGGCGTGATCGAGCAGGAGCTGGTCATCCGCGACACGTTCGGCACGGGCTCGGCGCCGTCGCACTCCGGGGTGGACACCCCCGGGCCCGACGTAGCCTGAAGTCGACGCGCGGCGCCCCCCTCCGGCGGGGCGCCGCGTCCCATCTTCCGGTCCTTTCGTCTTCGGACCGGTCTCTCTCATCTCCGGAAACGAGAAAGGTGCTCGATGAGCGATCTCGGCCATGTGCTGGTGCTGGCGGGCGGATTGTCCTACGAGCGCGAGGTCTCGCTGCGCTCGGGCCGCCGGGTGAGCGAGGTGCTCCGCGCCGCCGGCATCGACGTCGAGACGCGCGACACCGACTCCTCGCTGGTGCCCTCCGTCCTCGCCGACCCGCCGGACGCGGTGTTCGTGACCCTGCACGGCGGCAGCGGAGAGGACGGCGCGATCCGCTCGGTGCTGGAGCTGCTGTCGGTCCCGTACGTGGGCGCGGCGCCGGACGCCTGCCGGATCGCCTTCGACAAGCCGACCGCCAAGACCGTCGTGCGATCGGTCGGGGTGCGCACGCCCGAGGCGGTCGTGCTGCCCAAGGAGACCTTCCACGACCTCGGCGCCTCAGCGGTGCTGGCCCGCATCATCGACCGCCTGGGGCTGCCGCTGTTCGTCAAGCCGTCGCGCGGCGGGTCGGCGCTCGGGGCGTCCATCGTCCGCAAGGCCGACGAGCTGCCGGCCGCGATGGTGGGCTGCTTCGCGTACGGGGACACCGCGCTGGTCGAGCGGTACATCGAAGGCGTGGAGGTCGCGGTGTCCGTCGTCGACGTCGGCGACGGGCCCGCGGCGCTGCCGCCCGTCGAGATCGTCGCCGACGAGGGCGTGTACGACTACTCCGCCCGCTACACCGCCGGGCACACCGAGTTCTTCGCCCCCGCGCGGCTGCGCCCGGAGGTCGCCGAGGCGTGCGCCCAGATGGCGATCACCGCGCACACGGCCCTCGGCCTGCGCGACCTGTCACGCACCGACATCATCGTCGACGCCTCCGGTGAGCCCTACTTCCTGGAGGTGAACGTGGCGCCCGGCATGACGGAGACCTCGCTGCTGCCCATGGCGGTGGAGGCCGCCGGGCAGGACCTGTCGCAGATCTGCGCGGCCCTGCTGCGCGCCGCGGTCCGCCGCGCCGCCGCCTAGCGTCCCGGGGCGGCTCGCGGCATCCGCCCCGTCCGGCGCCGGCCCGGGCGGCATAGCCTTGCGGGCGTGATCGAAACCCTTCACCCCAAGAGCTTCGCCAGTGACAACCACGCGGGCGCGCACCCGTCCGTGGTGGCCGCCGCCGTCGCCGCCAACGAGGGGGACGCGCCCGCCTACGGCGACGACCGGTGGACGGACGTGCTCTCCGGTCAGATCCGCGCCGAGTTCGGGGACGCGGCCGCGAGCCTCGTCGTCCTGAACGGCACCGGGGCCAACATGCTCAGCCTCAGCCTCCTGCTGGGGCGGCGGTACGAGGCGGTCATCTGCCCGGACACCGCGCACATCGCTACGCACGAGACGGGTGCGGCCGAGCGCGTCCTCGGCGTCAAGCTGATCACGGTGCCGACGCCCGACGGGAAGCTCACGCCCGGGGACGTGACCGCCCGGCTGGGCGGGCGCGGCAACATCAGCGAGGTGCAGCCGAGCGTCGTCTCCATCTCGCAGGTGACGGAGCTCGGAACCTGCTACACGCCGGACGAGGTCGCCGCGCTGGCCCGCACGGCGCACGACCACGGCATGACGCTGCACATGGACGGCGCCCGCCTGGCCAACGCGGCCGCCTTCCTCGGGTGCCCGCTGCGCGCGCTGACGACCGACGCGGGCGTGGACGTGGTGAGCTTCGGCGCCAGCAAGAACGGCGCGATGGTCGGCGAGGCGGTGATTGTGCTGCGTCCCGAACTCGCGGAGGCGGGCCCGTTCCTGCGCCGGCAGACGCTGCAGCTCGCTTCCAAGATGCGCTTCGTCTCGGCGCAGATCTCCGCGCTGCTCACCGACGGGCTCTGGCGCCGGAACGCCGATCAGGCCAACGCCATGGCCCGGCGGCTCGCCGACGGCGTGGCGGACCTTCCCGGCCTGGCGATCCGCTGGCCGGTCGAGTCGAACGCGGTCTTCGCCTCGCTGCCCGCGGCGGCGATCGACGAGCTGCGCGCCCGCTTCGCCTTCCACGTGTGGGACGAGGGCACCGGCACCGTCCGCTGGATGACCGCCTTCGACACCACACCCGAGGACGTGGACACGTTCGTGACGGCGATCCGCCAGGTGCTCAAGAGTTGACCCCGGGCACGGGGCGCGTGTTTCACGTGAAACGGCGCCACGGGACGACCCGCGTCAGTCCTCCAGCGCCGCTCCGGGAGCCATGGCGCTGATGATGCGCTCAAGGTCGTCCATCGAGGCGAACTCCACGACGATGCGTCCCTTGCGGCGGCCGAGATCGACCTTCACCCGGGTCTCGAAGTGGTCGGAGAGCCGGTGGGCGAGGTGGGACAGCGTCGGATCGGGGGCGTCCTTGGCGCGGCGGGCGCGGGGCGCCGGGGCGGCGGTCGCCTCCCCCATCGAGACGATCTCTTCCACGGTGCGGACGGACAGGCCCTCCGCGACGATGCGGGAGGCGAGGTGTTCCTGGCCCGCCGGATCGGTGAGCGCGAGGAGCGCCCGGGCGTGGCCCGCGCTGATCGTGCCGGCCGCGACGCGGACCTGGACGTTGCCCGGCAGGTTCAGCAGGCGGAGCGTGTTGGTGATGTGCGAGCGGGACCGTCCGACGCGCTGGGCGAGCTGTTCGTGGGTGGCGCCGAAGTCGTCCAGGAGCTGGCGGTACGCGGCCGCCTCTTCCAGCGCGTTGAGCTGTTCCCGCTGGAGGTTCTCGATCAGGGCGTCGCGGAGCATCGCGTCGTCCTGGGTGTTCCTGACGATGGCGGGGATCTCGTCGAGCCCGAGGAGCTTGGACGCCCGCCAGCGCCGCTCCCCCATGACCAGCTCGTACGTTCCGTCGCCCAGGGAGCGTACGACGATCGGCTGGAGGAGGCCGACCTCGCGGATGGAGTCGGCCAGCTCGGTGATGGCGTCCTCGTCGAAGATCTCACGGGGCTGCCGCGGGTTCCTCGTGATCGCCTTGACAGGGATCTCCATGAAATAGGCGCCGGCGACGGGCTTCGGCCCGTCGTCCACCGGAGCGGCCTCGGCAATCGTGCCCGCACCGCCCGCCGCCTCGATGATCGGCCCGGTGGGGATCAGGGCGCCGAGTCCCTTCCCCAATCCACCACGCCTCTGCTGAGCCACGACTTCCTCCTCGCCCAACGGCCCGCTCGCGCGGGACGGCCGTCCTCGTCGCCGCCGCCGCGTCTTCGACTTGATCCTGACGTACCGGTCGGGCCCGGCGCGTGCCCTCCTCCGCAGAAGGCGCCGCCACCGGACCGGGTCAGCCTTCCGCCACCGTGGCCCCCCGGAAGGCGAGTTCGCGGGCGGCGTCCATGTACGCCATGGCGCCGCTGGATCCGGCGTCGTAGGTGAGCACGGACTGCCCGTAGCTCGGCGCCTCCGACACCCGGACGCTGCGGGGGATCACCGTGTTCAGCACCGTGTCCTTGAAGTGCGAGCGCACCTCGTCGGCGACCTGGGACGCCAGCCGCGTGCGGCCGTCGTACATGGTGAGCAGGATCGTGGAGACCTTCAGGGCCTGGTTCAGGTGCACGCGGACGAGCTCGACGTTCTGGAGGAGCTGGCTGACCCCTTCGAGCGCGTAGTACTCGCACTGGATGGGGATCATGACCTCTTCCGCCGCCACCATGGCGTTCACGGTGAGCAGGCCGAGCGAGGGCGGGCAGTCGATGAGGATGTAGTCGAGCTCGACGGCGTCGTAGGCCTGCAGGGCGCGCTTGAGCCGGGCCTCGCGCGCCACCAGGGACACCAGCTCGATCTCGGCGCCGGCCAGCCCGATCGTCGCGGGCGCGCAGTAGAGGTTGGGCATGTCCGGCACCGGCCTGACGATCTCGGCGAGCGCCATGTCATCGACCAGCACCTGATAGACGGACGGGATGTCACCGCGGTGCTCGACGGACAGGGCCGTCGAGGCGTTCCCCTGCGGGTCGAGGTCCACGACCAGGACGCGCTGGCCGTGCATCGACAGCCCCGCGGCCAGGTTCACCGCCGTGGTGGTCTTGCCGACGCCGCCCTTCTGGTTGGCGATGGTGATGACGCGACACTTGGGAGGACGGGGCCAGTCGCCCTCACGCATACCTGAGGAGTAGCCGATCGAAGCGGCGGCCACGGGAGCTGACGGGGCTGTTTCACGTGAAACCACTGAGCTGAGCGCCTCTCGGACCAGGGGCGAATCGCCGGAGTTACGGGGGGACTGTGAGACGGCCGTCGTCCTTTCGACCGGCTCGGCGTGGACTGACGGCCAGCCGAGGCCGGACGGCCTCCCGCTTGTGGCGGAGACATGACTACCCGGCCAGCCAAGGCCGCCTGCCGTGTCCGGCATAACCGTCACCTCTTCCGTCGGCGCCGCGTGGCTTGCGCGCGTCGAGCTGGCGAGCGTCCGGCGACCACCCGGACAAGAGTCGCGGGCGGATCGACCTTACCGCGCCCGACCGTGACAAGCTCGGCGGTCTCCACCCCATAGGAGTGCAATTGTTGTGTCGCGGCGTCCAACTCCTCCGCCGCGCGCTCCCCCTTCATCGCCAGGAGCTGGCCGCCGGGCCGGAGAAGGGGCATGGACCACGAGAGCAGACGGTCCAGGGGAGCGACCGCGCGGGCGGAGGCGACGTCGAAGGTGCGCTGGCCGGCGAGCTCCTCGGCACGCCCGCGCACCACCTCGACGTTGTCAAGCTTCAGCCCCTCCACGCATTCCTCAAGGAAGGTCGTCCTGCGCAACAGAGGTTCCAGAAGGGTGACCTGGACGTCAGGCCGCACGATCGCCAGCACCACTCCGGGCAGGCCCGCGCCGGAGCCGATGTCGACGAGGTGCGCCGCCTGCGGCACGGCCTCGGCCACCACGGCGCAGTTCAGCAGATGTCGATCCCAGACGCGTGGGATCTCTCTCGGCCCAAGAAGCCCGCGCACGACGCCGGGACCGGCCAGCATCTCCGCGAACGCCTGGGCCCGGGGCCATGCTTCGCCGGTGAAAACCTCGCGCGCCACAGCGGGCGCGTCGGGCAGCTCGTCGCTTTCCGCCATCACTCACTCAACTAGAACCGTCACAGCATCCCCGCGTAAGGGTAGCCGTCCCGGCGGTCTTCATCGCTCCGACGCGGCGGTCGTGTGGACGACGCGCACGCGCGGCATGAGCCGCCGGCCAGGGAATCGTGGGTCATCGCCGGTTCAAGAGCCGGTCAAAGATCGCGATGTCGGGGGAGGGGCGGCCACGGCCGTCCCGATCGGGGGGTTACAACATAAGCGACGCATCGGATGCCCGGCTCCTCCTCGCCGGAAAGAGCCCGGAAAACCGACAGGCCGCCGGATCCCTCACGGGACCGGCGGCCTGCGTCGTTCAGGGACCCCGCTGACGCGTCAGGCGGGCAGGACGACGACGTAGCGGTCGGGCTCCTCGCCCTCGGACTCGCTGCGCAGCCCCGCGGCGGCCACGGCGTCGTGCACGATCTTGCGCTCGAACGGCGTCATCGGCTGCAGGGACTTCGCCTCCCCGGAACGCTTGACGTCCTCGGCCGCCTTCGCGCCGAGCTTGCTCAGCTCGACCCGCCTGCCCTGGCGGTAGCCGCCCACGTCGAGCATGAGCCGGGAGCGCTCGCCCGTACGGCGGTGGACCGCCAGGCGGGTCAGCTCCTGCAGGGCCTCCAGGACCTCACCGTTCGGGCCGACGAGATGCCCGCCCTTGATGTCGACGATGGAGACCAGGGCGCGGTCGCCTTCGACGTCCATGTCGATGTCGCCGTCGAGGTCGGCGATGTCCAGCAGCCCTTCGAGGTAGTCGGCCGCGATCTCGCCCTCCTGCTCCAGGGCGGCGACGTCAGGGGCGGCCTTCACGGCGGCCTGCTGAGCCTGTTCCTCGTTGACCTCTGTCACGTCCGGACTCCTTTAGACAACCGGCTACGACTTCTTGCTACCTGTGCGCTTGCTGCGCGGCTGCCTGCTGGGCTGCTGGCGGATGATCTTCTGCTCGGGCGCGGGCGGCGCGTCCTGGGGCGCGTCCGCCTGCTTGGCGGCGGCCTTGCCCGGAAGGATCCTGCTCATTAGCCCTGGCTTGGGCTCAGGCTGCACCACGTTGCCCTTGGCGTCGACGACCGGCATCGGGTGACGGCTGTAGAACCAATGCTGCTGACCGAGCGTCCACAGGTTGGTGGTGACCCAGTAAAGGATAAGCCCGAGCGCGAAGTTCAGGCTGAACACCGCGAACAGTGGCGAGATGTACATCAAGATCTTCTGCTGCTGGGCCATCGGGTTGTCCGGCATCTGCGCCATGGAGCGCTGGACGCTCTGCCGGACGGTCAGGAAGGTGGTGGTGGAGCTGATCGCCACGAAGATGCCGAGCACGATCTTCGTCATGATCGGGTCGGCGCCGAACGCCTGGATGTCGTGGGCGCTGGTGAAGAACGTCGCCGGCACCGGCGCGCCGAAGATGTGCGCGGCGCGGGCGCTGTCGACCATCTCCTGGGTCATGCCGTGCGCGGCCTTGTCCTCGGCGATGGAGCGCAGCACGGTGAAGACCGAGATGAAGATCGGGAACTGTGCCACGATCGGCAGGCAGCCCCCGAGGGGGTTGGCGCCGGCCGTCTGGTACAGCTTCATGACCTCCTGGTTCATGCGCTGCTTGTCGTTCTTGTACTTCTTGCGCAGCTCTTGGACCTTGGGGGCCAGCTCCTGCATCTTCTTGGAGGAGCGCATCTGCTTCAGGAAGAGCGGGAAGATCAGCAGTCGCATCAGCACTGTGAGCGTGATGATGGTCAGGGCCCAGTTCAACCCGTTGTCGGGCGGGATGATGACGCTGTAGGCCCCGTGAATCCAGGCGATCACCGTAGCGACCGCCTTGTACAGCGGC containing:
- a CDS encoding anti-sigma factor family protein translates to MTGDTHYDFEVLAELAEGLLDVDTAARVREHLAVCDPCGESLAELAAVREVLAAMPVPAMPMGVALRIDKALGAEAESRREGGLKLDEAPDWDRIMAGSPWETPAAPPEVAPPAVERTEEVVPLGVVADDGTIVPARRRRASRRRPWAMPVAASVAAAVVIGGAGLTSSLLTASGGERGTGGTNVALPEPSAPTPTRQPSRGVVGTGSTSPGSTQQPRGYMVGKSDYNYSSSVLDGPLVTYVGATGPGSDGSASADPTVVRCVSKISARVGKKLGTKPPTPIGVDQGFYEGNEATVMAFWKDRFRNAVWVYVVNDDCANVRQPAVGRWQ
- the trxB gene encoding thioredoxin-disulfide reductase; the protein is MSDVRNVIIIGSGPAGYTAAVYAARADLNPLVFEGSVTAGGALMNTTDVENYPGFPDGILGPELMDNFRKQAERFGAELVADDVVEVDLTQSPKVVKTHTDTYLASTVIVATGSGYRELGLENEKRLSGRGVSWCATCDGFFFRDQDIVVVGGGDTAMEEATFLSRFARSVTVIHRRDQLRASKIMQDRAFANEKISFVWDSVVTDVLGDTRVTGVKVQNIKTGEETELPVSGVFIAIGHDPRSELFKGQLDLDDEGYVVVDAPTSRTNIDGVFAAGDVVDHTYRQAITAAGTGCSASIDAERWLADHATAQS
- the trxA gene encoding thioredoxin — its product is MGEIKSVTDATFAAEVLKSDKPVLVDFWAEWCGPCRQVAPILQEIATEHADKLSIVKINIDENPQTPRDYGVLQIPTLNVYKGGEVVKQIIGAKPKAMLLRELDGVI
- a CDS encoding GNAT family N-acetyltransferase, translating into MNITLDNLDDLPRRCRRCVFWELDPVSGERAQLAGDPGLEKEAWISATLLEWGSCGKICYVDGVPAGFVLYAPPLYVPRSVAFPTSPVSADAVLLMTAHIIPEFSGGGLGRMLIQGVAKDLTRRGVRAIEAFGDLKWEQPGCVLPAEYLLAVGFKTVRPHLRFPRLRLELKTAASWREDVEVALERLLGSMTPERALRPV
- a CDS encoding aminotransferase-like domain-containing protein; translated protein: MVASEVRALFAVASRPEVVSLAGGMPYVTALPLDSVGELVADLVARRGTVALQYGSGQGDAHLREQICEVMRLEGIEAGADDVVVTVGSQQALDLITRIFIDPGDVILAEGPSYVGALGTFSAYEASVVHVAMDDHGLVPEALAETIASLARQGRRIKFLYTIPNFQNPAGVTLNAARRRQVLDICHRAGVLVVEDNPYGLLGFDGEPMRALRADDPEGVVYLGSFSKTLAPGFRVGWALAPHAVRDKLVLAMESAVLSHSSFSQLAVGQYLATQPWREQIKTFRELYRERRDTMLAALEALMPAGCSWTRPAGGFFVWMTLPEGLDSKAILPRAVAERVAFVPGTGFYADGSGARNMRLSYCYPEPHRIREGVRRLAGVIEQELVIRDTFGTGSAPSHSGVDTPGPDVA
- a CDS encoding D-alanine--D-alanine ligase family protein, translated to MSDLGHVLVLAGGLSYEREVSLRSGRRVSEVLRAAGIDVETRDTDSSLVPSVLADPPDAVFVTLHGGSGEDGAIRSVLELLSVPYVGAAPDACRIAFDKPTAKTVVRSVGVRTPEAVVLPKETFHDLGASAVLARIIDRLGLPLFVKPSRGGSALGASIVRKADELPAAMVGCFAYGDTALVERYIEGVEVAVSVVDVGDGPAALPPVEIVADEGVYDYSARYTAGHTEFFAPARLRPEVAEACAQMAITAHTALGLRDLSRTDIIVDASGEPYFLEVNVAPGMTETSLLPMAVEAAGQDLSQICAALLRAAVRRAAA
- a CDS encoding threonine aldolase family protein, which gives rise to MIETLHPKSFASDNHAGAHPSVVAAAVAANEGDAPAYGDDRWTDVLSGQIRAEFGDAAASLVVLNGTGANMLSLSLLLGRRYEAVICPDTAHIATHETGAAERVLGVKLITVPTPDGKLTPGDVTARLGGRGNISEVQPSVVSISQVTELGTCYTPDEVAALARTAHDHGMTLHMDGARLANAAAFLGCPLRALTTDAGVDVVSFGASKNGAMVGEAVIVLRPELAEAGPFLRRQTLQLASKMRFVSAQISALLTDGLWRRNADQANAMARRLADGVADLPGLAIRWPVESNAVFASLPAAAIDELRARFAFHVWDEGTGTVRWMTAFDTTPEDVDTFVTAIRQVLKS
- a CDS encoding ParB/RepB/Spo0J family partition protein translates to MAQQRRGGLGKGLGALIPTGPIIEAAGGAGTIAEAAPVDDGPKPVAGAYFMEIPVKAITRNPRQPREIFDEDAITELADSIREVGLLQPIVVRSLGDGTYELVMGERRWRASKLLGLDEIPAIVRNTQDDAMLRDALIENLQREQLNALEEAAAYRQLLDDFGATHEQLAQRVGRSRSHITNTLRLLNLPGNVQVRVAAGTISAGHARALLALTDPAGQEHLASRIVAEGLSVRTVEEIVSMGEATAAPAPRARRAKDAPDPTLSHLAHRLSDHFETRVKVDLGRRKGRIVVEFASMDDLERIISAMAPGAALED
- a CDS encoding ParA family protein, with translation MREGDWPRPPKCRVITIANQKGGVGKTTTAVNLAAGLSMHGQRVLVVDLDPQGNASTALSVEHRGDIPSVYQVLVDDMALAEIVRPVPDMPNLYCAPATIGLAGAEIELVSLVAREARLKRALQAYDAVELDYILIDCPPSLGLLTVNAMVAAEEVMIPIQCEYYALEGVSQLLQNVELVRVHLNQALKVSTILLTMYDGRTRLASQVADEVRSHFKDTVLNTVIPRSVRVSEAPSYGQSVLTYDAGSSGAMAYMDAARELAFRGATVAEG
- the rsmG gene encoding 16S rRNA (guanine(527)-N(7))-methyltransferase RsmG, whose product is MAESDELPDAPAVAREVFTGEAWPRAQAFAEMLAGPGVVRGLLGPREIPRVWDRHLLNCAVVAEAVPQAAHLVDIGSGAGLPGVVLAIVRPDVQVTLLEPLLRRTTFLEECVEGLKLDNVEVVRGRAEELAGQRTFDVASARAVAPLDRLLSWSMPLLRPGGQLLAMKGERAAEELDAATQQLHSYGVETAELVTVGRGKVDPPATLVRVVAGRSPARRAQATRRRRKR
- a CDS encoding Jag family protein; this encodes MTEVNEEQAQQAAVKAAPDVAALEQEGEIAADYLEGLLDIADLDGDIDMDVEGDRALVSIVDIKGGHLVGPNGEVLEALQELTRLAVHRRTGERSRLMLDVGGYRQGRRVELSKLGAKAAEDVKRSGEAKSLQPMTPFERKIVHDAVAAAGLRSESEGEEPDRYVVVLPA
- the yidC gene encoding membrane protein insertase YidC, translated to MELSFLEPLYKAVATVIAWIHGAYSVIIPPDNGLNWALTIITLTVLMRLLIFPLFLKQMRSSKKMQELAPKVQELRKKYKNDKQRMNQEVMKLYQTAGANPLGGCLPIVAQFPIFISVFTVLRSIAEDKAAHGMTQEMVDSARAAHIFGAPVPATFFTSAHDIQAFGADPIMTKIVLGIFVAISSTTTFLTVRQSVQRSMAQMPDNPMAQQQKILMYISPLFAVFSLNFALGLILYWVTTNLWTLGQQHWFYSRHPMPVVDAKGNVVQPEPKPGLMSRILPGKAAAKQADAPQDAPPAPEQKIIRQQPSRQPRSKRTGSKKS